AACCGTTATGGTGCTGTGAAGGCATTACCATTTTCTTCTGAGAGAAAATGGGGGGCTATCGAATTTAACGAATTAGGAACTGTTTATCTTGGGGCACCTGAACGATTATTCGTAGAGAATCGTTTACCTAGAGAAGTGATCGAGGCTCAAGAAAATGGTTATCGCGTATTGATGCTTGGTATTGCAGAAAATACGCCGTTAGATGAAGAAAATATGCCTTATTTAGAACCTTTGGCTATTTTAGAAATCGATGATCCGATTCGTCAGAATGCCAATGAAACATTGGCATATTTGCGTGAAGAAGGAATCGATCTTAAAGTAATTTCAGGAGATAATCCTGTAACGGTTTCTAATATTGCTCGTCGTGCTGGATTATTTGGCTATGAATCTTATGTTGACCTTTCTACCATGGAAACAGAAGAAGAAGTCCGTAAAGCAGTACACGAGTATACTGTATTTGGTCGTGTGTCGCCACAGCAAAAACGCACGATCGTTCGTGAATTAAAAGATAACGATCACGTTGTTGCGATGACGGGTGACGGTGTCAACGATGTGTTAGCTTTAAGAGAAGCCGACTGTAGTATTGCTATGGCGGAAGGCGATGGCGCAACAAGACAGATTTCTAATCTAGTGTTGTTGGATTCAGATTTTACAACATTACCAGATGTGTTGTTTGAAGGTCGACGCGTTGTTAATAATGTAACGAAAGTTGCGAGTGTGTTCTTTATAAAAACGATTTATTCATTTATTTTATCAATGATTTGTGTGTTTACTACAATTGCATTTCCTTTTATCCCAATCCAAATCACGTTGATCGATTTGGCAATAGAAGGGTACCCAGCGTTCTTCTTATCATTTGAAAGTGATAAGCGAAAAGTACAAGGTAAATTCCTGCCGACAGCTTTAAGGAATGCTTCCGTGAATGCTGTGTTGGTAGTACTAAACATTGTCGCAGTATACTTAATGGGTCAAAACCAAGGCTTTACTCAAATGGATACAACGACGTTGATGTATTACTTATTAATCGGTATTAGTTGTATGGCAGTTGTTCGTGCGTGTTTACCGTTTAATCCATTACGCATTTTCCTAGCTGTCACAACAGTCGTGGGAATCTATGTTGCTGCAATGTTGTTCCATAGTATTTTAGAAGTAGGGTTCTTAAACCAACAAACACTACCGATTTTTGCAGTTATGATGCTTATAAATATTGTTGTTCGAATCATGATTGGTATTTTCCAAATGAAACGAGCAGGTAAAACAATCAAAGATCTATAAAGTGGGGTAAAAAAGTGTGAAAATAAGGAGGGATATTTATGAGTGGAGAATATCAAATGCGCAAGACTATCGGTAAATGTTTTCGGTCCCAAACAGATAATTTTAATGGCGTCATCCGAATCTATGGCAGTCCATACATGTATCGTGTCATAAACGGTATCCCTGAAAAGGGGGCGATGTTGGAGGTCGTGGATTTTTCAAGTACTGAATTATTTGTAACGGTAAACAACTATTTATTCGAAAGTGATGTGAATTATATTGATAATCCTTAATATTCTAATCTTTATTATTGTTCTTGTATTAATTTTGGTACTTATTTCAAAAATGGTCATCATTGTTCAACAAGGTGAAGTCAAAATCGTTGAAAGCTTTGGGAAATATGTCAAAACAATCGATCCAGGCCTTCATTTTTTGATCCCTGTACTGTACAAAGTAAGAGGGCGTGTTTCTTTAAAACAGACGCCTTTAGAAATTGAATCTCAAAGTGTTATCACTCGAGATAATGTAATTGTAGAAGTTGATGAGGCTATCAAATATCATGTAACTGATGTCCGAGCTTTTGTTTATGATAATGAAGACTCAGTTACATCGATGATTCAGGACTGTCAGTCAAATTTACGTGGAATTATCGGAAAAATGGATCTGAATGAAGTTCTTAACGGTACAGAGGAAATCAACGTAAGTTTATTTGAAAGTGTAAAAGACATCACAGCTGGTTATGGTTTATCTATTGACCGAATCAATATTGGTGAAATTTCTGTTTCAGACGAAATTGTGAACTCAATGAATAAACTGATTACTGCAAGTCGTGATAAAGAGTCAACCATCACGATCTCAGAAGGTAGAAAACAATCGATTATTTTAGATTCAGAAGCGAATGCCTCACAAATGCAAATCGACGCGGAAGCTAGAGCGAAACAAACGAAAATAGATGCTGAAGCCCGAGCAGAACGCACAAAAATAGATGCTGATGCCGAAGCAGAACGTATTCGTATAACAACGGAAGCAGAGAGACAACGTATTTTAGCGTTGAATCAAGCAATCAAAGAAAGTGACTTAAATGAACAAGCGTTAGCGTATCTAGGAATAGAAGCATTTAAACAAGTGGTGAGAAGTGAAACAAATACCGTTATCTTGCCAAGTAATATGACTGAACTCGGAAATATTCCAGTAGCAAAAGAGTTATGGTCAGCACAAGATACGAAAAAACAAACTAATCATGAATACGGTGCAGAGTAATTTGCTTGATAAAAAAACAGATAATAATTATCTGTTTTTTTTATCACAAGAAAGAGGTTACTATAAATGTATTATGTAAACTAATTTAGTGATTACTATATTTCATGAAAATAAAGGTGCAATTTACTTGAAAATTATGTTTAGTGTGATACAATGAAACATGTGTAATTGTGTCTTTTAAAAATCGCGCTGAAGGTTTCAGTGCTTTTTTACTGACTGA
This sequence is a window from Enterococcus sp. 7F3_DIV0205. Protein-coding genes within it:
- a CDS encoding cation-translocating P-type ATPase produces the protein MTNKFDLKQGLTQSEVEERKKQGLQNDYEENVAKSTKDIIYDNVMTLFNFLNFGIALCLLFVGAYSNLAFLAIILVNMGMGIYQEIHARNLVQKLSIVAKESVHVIRDGKQVEIDTKELVMDDIVVISAGEQVPSDLEVLDGKAEANEALLTGESDLIEKTEGTILLSGSFLASGQVYGKVIHVGADNYAVKITAEAKVHKPIQSELVNSIRKVSKFTSLVIIPLGIILFVEGFMIRNSGIEASVVASAAALLGMLPKGLVLLISITLTTGVVKLAKKRILVQDMYSIETLAHVDTLCLDKTGTITEGKMKVQKVEVLHADYHENFPQIIGSYLAESTDNNITMQAIRDYFELSNRYGAVKALPFSSERKWGAIEFNELGTVYLGAPERLFVENRLPREVIEAQENGYRVLMLGIAENTPLDEENMPYLEPLAILEIDDPIRQNANETLAYLREEGIDLKVISGDNPVTVSNIARRAGLFGYESYVDLSTMETEEEVRKAVHEYTVFGRVSPQQKRTIVRELKDNDHVVAMTGDGVNDVLALREADCSIAMAEGDGATRQISNLVLLDSDFTTLPDVLFEGRRVVNNVTKVASVFFIKTIYSFILSMICVFTTIAFPFIPIQITLIDLAIEGYPAFFLSFESDKRKVQGKFLPTALRNASVNAVLVVLNIVAVYLMGQNQGFTQMDTTTLMYYLLIGISCMAVVRACLPFNPLRIFLAVTTVVGIYVAAMLFHSILEVGFLNQQTLPIFAVMMLINIVVRIMIGIFQMKRAGKTIKDL
- a CDS encoding SPFH domain-containing protein, producing MVIIVQQGEVKIVESFGKYVKTIDPGLHFLIPVLYKVRGRVSLKQTPLEIESQSVITRDNVIVEVDEAIKYHVTDVRAFVYDNEDSVTSMIQDCQSNLRGIIGKMDLNEVLNGTEEINVSLFESVKDITAGYGLSIDRINIGEISVSDEIVNSMNKLITASRDKESTITISEGRKQSIILDSEANASQMQIDAEARAKQTKIDAEARAERTKIDADAEAERIRITTEAERQRILALNQAIKESDLNEQALAYLGIEAFKQVVRSETNTVILPSNMTELGNIPVAKELWSAQDTKKQTNHEYGAE